The genomic segment AATGAAGAAGGTAGCAGCAGCAAAAACTTACTGGAGGGGTTTCACTCAGAGTTTGTTTGGGACATTTTAATGGACATTTAGTTCCCGGATGCATAACCCTAACTTAGCTGATACATGGATAGTTTTACATAATGTTTGCACTGTGCCAGGTTTTGCTGAGCCCACTGTCAATGGTGGGCCCACGCTGTGCTCTGTTGCTCAATAGATTGGTGTTTTTGATAAATATAGCACTGGGGTGGAGAAAATTGGGATTGGGGGTATATTTATATTGGGGATAATTTTTGCCATTATTAAATAGGGACAACAAGACAGgaaatgaagacagagaaagacatatTGGACAACGTGCAACAAAGGTCAACAGCCAGACTCTAACTGTTGACTCATCGACACTGTTGTCACCATCCTAAATGGCAGACCCACCAGGATGTCCCAGCAAATCACTTTTGAGGAACGCTTATACATAGGTAAGTTTTTCCATCATTAGCATGTTGCATGTGTTTCTTATCAAAATTGGCAACAGAGATCGTAAGAGCAGAAGGAGGCAGAATTCAGTAGTTAACCAATGGGAAGACTTGTCTCAGTTCACCACATCACATGGAGCTGGACTAATATAGGGCTAACTGTAAAGGGTGGTTATGCTTCAAATGAACTAGTTTGTACAACGTGGGACTAGGGCTGGatcaaaaaacagattttctgaTTAATCGGGatttttatttgactgattCAATATCGATTCTTAAAATCCCAAGATCAATCTTTGCATTTGCATCTTTCCTCAGTAAACATACATCTGTGCTAAATGTGTATGaagtgtttaaatgttgtgagTGATTCAGTTATTACAAAAATGCTATTTGAAGTTAAAAAGTAATGTAGATTATAGCTGTTATTTGAGGCGTCCTGAGTTACGACGGTCTTGTTAACTGTGATATGAATAGTTACGCTTTATGCTGACCCGCCACAGTTTATGGGACTGTTGTGACTCAGGACGGTTAGCAGACTCTGGCTATCACGTAGCAAATCTAGAGATCGCATCCATTCGAGGGCGTAGACTGAAAAAGACTCTACACACTGATCAGAGCTCTGAATGTAGGAGATATTTAAGTTCATTGGATATATTCTGAGAAGTGCTTCACGCAACATTGATCAATTGATGTAATGGAATCATCAAGAATCTAATCAAATCAAATCGAATTtaatagaaaatgaatcatCTCTGGACTTTCTGGAATCTAAATCGAATCAAACTGGGAGATCAGTGCAGATATTCAGCCCTACATGCGACCAACCACATccaaaagcaaaagtgtttatacgACATACATAGAGAGCTGGAGCAATAAACCCGCCATCTGCATTACACTGGCCCCCTCACCACTCTTTGAGAAGTCTGTcttttgggtcttttttttaGTCCTGATGCAGAGAACCGCACAGATTGGAATCACAGTCCTTCACTTTTGGACAATAGCTCCATTTAGCCGTTCATGGAATTGCATTCATTGGTGCACATAACAAGTGACAGAAACAGttatttaaaccaaaacaaaaaagagcttGAGAGCGAAGTTCATATCCTCCGCACACCTGGCCAATCACCTGGCCAAAGCGGGCGTtcttgtttgattgattgaagGCCTTCAACTCTAAGTAAGACAGAAACCAGCTTTGTGCCACCAAGCCAGGGACACCGGTTTTGTCCCCCTTTCACACAAAGTATCTCCAATCACCCACATTAGTCCCCAAATTTGGTTTAATTATGCACACGTGTATCGTACAgtcttttttaatatataaacaaagataaaagcaaaataatatgCTGGTTTCTATCACTCTGTCCATAAACATGCAACGAGAAGTAGCAGCACTTCCTCTAACTGTGGTGAATGCCAATCAATTCAAAAATTAGAGCAGCACCTTGCCAGTActttagcctttttttcttttggcattcCTGCTACCCGCACCTCACCTCACCAGTCTATAGAATTACTCTgccaaatataaaaacaagctGTTTCCATTTGCTATACATCCAGTATTTATCGTGGGCGATTCAGGCAGTAGAGCGGATTTTGTCCACTGATCGCAGGGTTGGCGGTTTGATCCCGTGCTCCCCCAGTCCGAAtgccaaagtgtccttgggcaagacgTTGAATCCTAAGTTGCCTCTCTTGTAAATCACTTTGGCTAAAAGCActtgccaaatgagtaaatgtaaattttctcGAGACTATACACTACAGTTCCCCCCCgctttaaatttttaatttctttactgttttcagcagcaaaaacaacatctgGTGAATTTGCtgtaacatttgaaaacacattatattcagtattttgaACATGTTGGGTGCAACACAGGAATGTTTACACATTCTCTCAGAAGAAAGAACATACGATATAATGTCCTTCCCTCATAAGTCAGCTATTGTATCATGCCTTGCTAGTAGATCCTGTCTGTTGTATACATTGCAGCcagtcacacactcactcttcGCTGTCTCCCTCCTGTTATCATCAtcagagtatgtgtgtgtaagtgatcCTGTCTTTGTGAGGTTAATTGAAGGCAGGAGCTCTGACTGTCTGAGACATAATCTGTCTGCATgaacagtgtgtatgtgtgtgggtgtgtgtgtgtggggagagGGTTGGTGTTTGAGGGGAGGGATGTCTTTAATAAGACCACACTAGTTATttatacaaaaactgaaaaagaaacacactgcaACTATTCTTTATCCCTCCACCTGCTCCCTCTCTACCTCGACTATACTACTCCCCAGTACAGattagcagtgtgtgtgtgtgtgtgtgtgtgtgtgtgtgtgtgtgtgtgtgtgtgtgtgtgtgtgtgtgtgtgtgtgtgttgttcggGGTGGTGGGGCTGTTCCTGGGGATTTGGGttgtacaaaagaaacaaaaaaaagcaagagtGATGCCATAAGGCTTTCTATTCTCTCATATCAGCTCTTATCAGGGCAGTCATTTTTGACAGGAGAAAAGCCTTTATCTGGGAGAAACTGTGTCCGTCTGGCCCtgcacacaacatacacacatatgcacaaacacacactcacactcacacaaacacacacacacacacacaaaagagccACGCTCAGGGCCTGGCGGGCTGGAGCTCACACACACGGAGCAGGTAATCGGCTCACTAGTAGAGTTAGGGGGTTagagaaaggacagaaagagCTCTCACCAAGTGTATCCCCCTCTTTGACTGGATTAGAGCCCACCAGTATTCTGTCCAGGTGCTCTGGAGGACGGAGGGGTGAGGCATTCGCATAGGGTTAATTTACCCTACCTACTGTGAGACCACATCCTGCTGTTTGGCGTTTGACACATCGCATACATGGGGCTTTTAGCAAATACTGGGATATTATCAGCTTACAATGCTGCCGCACCTGAAAATATCCAGATCCATGCATATGTGtccacacatacatatacatataattcACACTCATTACCCCTAATCAACAAGACGTATGCTCTTTGGGTTCCTCGGGTCTGCTGGGGTTAATTTGCAAAgcatttattactttattatcaTGTCATGTCTTTATTCACGTGATGCTCACTTTGCCATATGCATAATATTATAATGCCATTATTGCTGACACTTCAAGTGCAAGATTATTTCTTCCTTAAATGAAGTGATAGTGTTTCCATTGTTGTGGATGACAGGGGAGGAGACATAAGAGTTAATTAACTATGATTAGGAAGAGCTACAGTCATTGAACAAGCCAGCGTTCTAGCTCAATACTCTGCTCCGTAAttgcttcctttcctttccttcactttcctttcctttttccatccCACTGACTGCTCTCTCATATTTCTACCCTCTGTCTGTCCATGCATGGGAGGTTCTCCTTTTGAAGAGGAGAGCTGGAGAGCCCTCTGCTGGCTGATGGTAGTAATTCAAGTGAACACGATGCCAACTATTAATTAGTCTTGTGTGACAAGTGaaggtttggggggggggtcgtttGCATGACCTCAAAACGTTGGGCGTCTTTCAACCctcacacttcacacacacacacacacacacacacacacacacacacacacacacacacacacacacacacacacacacacacacacacacacatatatatatttgtatatattatatgtatatatttttaactgTGTGATGCTGCAAAGTGTGTCTTCTTGTGTCTTGGCTTATCCATGATTGTTGACTTCTCACCCCAAAAGAGGCGAGGCAAAAGGATGCTGATGTTTCTGTTAAATTTGCTGTGGATAGTCAAGGCCCCAAATTATGATTCAAAATGGTTTTGGTGACCCTCCTGACCTTTCCGCCAAAATTtgcagtggtaaaaaaaaaaaataaatagaaaagaattaaataaaataaattctaaagTCTAAACTCAGTGAGCAGAGTTTCTCGGTATTTGTCCCTTCAAGGATTAGTAGTTTTGATTTTACTGACCCCATGACTTTTCATCCACCCTCAGgataaacattacatttctggTGCTACTGGTAAGGAGCTTACAATAGCTAAATCATAATTGTAACTACAGTTGTTGGTAGTTCCCGAAGCCAAGTTCAGTTGTAGTGAGTGTTTCATAAGGCAGCTGTGACCATTCCAGCTTGGTGAACCACAATAAAGTGAAGAAGAATTCAGACAAGCGCAGATAGATATAGAAAGGAGAAAATGATGGTTTATTGGAAGTGTTTTGAAAcaacatgttttgcttttacgAGAGAAAATTCTCAATGGATGGGAAATGTTTGGCAAATGTACATTGGGAGAACATCCACTTTCCCTTCTCACTACTCCTATTGAGTGACTATGAATACTAGTGAGAAGCACACCACTGAATATTCTGTATATCATATAATCACACATACATTTACCAATAACAATCATGTAAAAGACCACAGGTTCAACGTACCAAAATTCGAGGGTATCCTCTGACAGACACAGGCAGCACAGTAAACTGAGCGGATCTATAGCATTTGATGGCTATGGTCCTATATTACAGCAGTACTCTCAACATGCATTACATCAGTCAGAACTAGGATCAGCTCTGTATGCGGAGGAAAAGCCCAGTATGTTTCAATAATTAACATTGGTGTGTTGTGGACAGTTTGATCAcagcatgtgtgagtgtgtgagtgcatgaaCGTGTGTGTTTGATCAGTGAGGTCCCCACCCCTCAAACACCAGCTCCTTCTCCACAGTACAGTAGATGAAAGCTGATATGCGTGACCTAGAGTCCACTTGCCTGCTTCCACATGCTGCCCATTCAGACCAATGAAAAAGGAGGATGATCTAATATTGTAGCAGTTATGATACAATCGCAAGTCTGTCTTTGCCCTTTGGAAAACactgaggaaaggaaagaatgCCCAGAGGGGTGTGAGTGCAACGGATGTGTGTCAACAGAATATCTATTAGTGGCAGGGGTTTTCTGAATGTAACGTTTACAAGTAGGGTAGGATAGAGAAACATAATAGTATGAggcagaaaagagaaagcatAACGATTAGAATGAGGGAGTGAAATATGATTGGGGTGAAGGAGGCAGGTGGCCGGCCCTCTGTACACCAACCAAACCCACAAACAGCTGTTCATTTCTCAAAGCCCCCTTGTGCCCCCCCTGCACGCATCAATTCTTTCTCTATCCCCCCTATACCCACATCCATCCCACTCCtgccccacccccaccctctaTCCAAACTTACCATTTCTGTTTAAAGTCCATCCAGCCATTCCTCCCTCCCACCTCGCTCTGCTCTAGCTAGCCTACTCTGATCGTGTGCCAAATCCAGGACAGGGGACACAGCTGGTTCACCCATGCGTTTTCTCACCGTCCGCTCTATGGATTCATCATTTGCAGCATTAATACAAGCTGCAATTGGTAGAATGACAGTAGGATGCAACTGGGTGgaagaaatatttatattcacaGGGTTTTGCCAAGACAAAAATCTCTCAGATTAGATGTCTTAACACATCTTGTACCGTATTATATCCATTCCAATTCATGCTAATCATATAAACTCTACCACTGACCTATTGTGGTATTGATATTCTTGTGTAATTGGTGATTTTTATGGAACTCAAGCAAAGCTAGCGATCAACAACTGCTGCACCGAACCAGTGTCTCTGACTGCATGCAACATCCAAAGGGTGGTGCTGTAATATTGGTCATATCTTTCCAGCCGGTATTTACACATCCCACAAGTGTGCCGCTGAGTCCCAGTGTAGGGCGTAAAAAGGTCGGTCCACTCTTCTCGTATGGGCCAGATGGGGAGCTCACTTGCTGGCACGCAGCGCCCGGCCCACCATCATGAAGACCAACCCAGAGACGAGCTCCAGAGGCACGCCAGCCACCGCCACCATGAACGACAGGCCGTAGAGCACTGAAACCTTGGCATCTGGACatgcctctcctctctcctgcaggACGTAGCGCTTCACATCCACCACCTCCATCCACAGTACGTAGAGCAGAAGCGTGAACAGGAACAAGCAGGCTGTGGTGGGACATGGAGAGTGTCAGGAAGACACGGAGGCTATCACTGTAACACCAGAGGAATGTAGCTCCTAATCATCTCTGCTGTTACCACGGTAGCAGTGTTTATGTTATTATAGTGACAGTGCTGCAGAGTGGCATCTGCTGCTCTGGTGTTGGGTGTGTATTTGTCATGTGACAGGTATGAAATACTTATAGCAGCAATGGCTGCAGCacgtgtttgtgtctgtacatTCACCTATTCCCCCACCGGCAGTATATATTTCACACCACAGATGCTATGGTTATGAACTCCCCACATGTACATGCAGTTGTTTATATTTCACCAGCAGTGACGAGGAAGGCTCCACCCAGCTTGTAGAGTTGGTGGCTGATGAAGGGGACACCACAGACCAAGAGGAAGCCTCCAGTCAGAGCTGAGACAAGCCCGACGATTATCAGCAAGGTCCAGAAACCCCGAAACACTGCACGAAACACAACAAGGCCGCCGTCAGAGCAGTGCACCTAGAGTATACTGGGCCATAGCTAACACTGAGGAGGTCATGTCCTCAATATTTCTTTCAACTTACACATGCTGGGTGTTTTATAGCCAGATACCACTGTTTCTACACTTATgccaatgaataaataaaagatgcagTATTTTGCCACTAGAAAGGTATTACTGGCAGTGTGGAGATGACTTTGACACAGCATTTAGATCTTCATGTTGGAAAATGAAATAGTAAGAAAATATTGAACAATGaaccacaaaaataaatattaaaaatccaactcattaaaaaaatgtgggtGTGAGGATTTATATTGTTGGACTTTGACCAATGACTTCACTGTTCCTAAAAATCTCCCTTCGACCCTGCTTTGCATGTGAAATGAAGAGGATATATGGATGccatctttttatttcttctattATTTTCCCGGTCATGACGCCTCACACGTTCATTCAATCCCACCCCTGAAATTTTAGCTATACTGTCAGGTACAGTATGATGCAAATGGccaaatgtaaattttgcatatgtgtatgtgcgtgcaaAAATActtgcatgcatgtatgtgtgacTTGGCGAATTACCTGCTGTAGCATCGTAACTTGGATTAGGCACCTGTCCAAGAGCAACAGGCAGAGGGAAGAGGTAGCCATGGATACACACCTTGGACTCTGGCTGGTTTGCTACAGTTAAAAGAAATTGGGAtcgttaaaaaataaaagaaaata from the Xiphias gladius isolate SHS-SW01 ecotype Sanya breed wild chromosome 23, ASM1685928v1, whole genome shotgun sequence genome contains:
- the LOC120785417 gene encoding transmembrane protein 182-like, whose translation is MKVLAAALAGGIFGAVGTLCLLLAFGTDYWLVASDNCGPYTWPTQTTLTGGKDANGTEIQLEVEAVTDSHPSLTLHHEGFFWRCVFQVEPTAHAVLATLFTNQPESKVCIHGYLFPLPVALGQVPNPSYDATAVFRGFWTLLIIVGLVSALTGGFLLVCGVPFISHQLYKLGGAFLVTAACLFLFTLLLYVLWMEVVDVKRYVLQERGEACPDAKVSVLYGLSFMVAVAGVPLELVSGLVFMMVGRALRASK